GGTCACCAGGAACGAACTCGCCAGCCCGTACATCCTCGGCGTCTCCTCCGGCGCCGGGCTCGCGATCCTGCTGACGCTGGTCGTCTTCGCGGGGATGGCGAGCCTGCTGCCCGTCGCCGCCGCGCTCGGCGGCGCGGCCGCCTTCCTCGTGGTGTACGCGATCGCGTGGAAAGGCGGCACGAGCCCCATCAGACTCGTCCTCGCGGGCGTCATCGTCGCGACGATCTGCAACTCGCTGCAGACCGCGCTCTACCTCTTCGCGGAGGACATCTCGACGGTCCAGTCGGCCGTCGCGTGGACGACCGGGTCGCTCACCGGCGCCGACTGGGGCGACGTGCGGCTCGTCTTCCCGTGGACCGTGCTCTCGATGGCGCTCGCGCTCGCGGGCTCGCGCCAGCTGAACGTGCTCCTGCTGGGCGAGCGGACCGCGGGCGCGCTCGGGATGTCCGTCGAGCGCGTCCGCTTCGGCCTCTCGGGGGTCGCGATCCTCGCCGCCGCGGCCTCGATCGCCGTCGCCGGCATCGTCGGCTTCGTCGGCCTCATCGTCCCGCACGTGGTGCGGACGATCGTCGGCAGCGACTACAAGCGGCTGCTGGTCGGCTGTCTGTTCGTCGGTCCCGCGCTGCTGGTGTCGGCCGACGTCGGTGCGCGCCTCGGGATGCAGGTGCTGTTCGACAGCGCGAACCAGCTCCCCGTCGGCATCCTCACCGGGCTGATCGGCGGGCCGTACTTCCTCTACCTCATGCGGCGGCGCCAGCGACTGGGTGATCTCTGAGATGCCCGACTCGACGAACGACCTCCGCTCGCGACCCGCCGACGACGGCTCCGAGGGATCGACCGACGCCCCCACTAGGTCCGAGCCGGGCCCGGGACCGCCGGCTGTCGCCAGCCGGCTCGTCGGCGAGGACCTGGAGATCGGCTACCCGACGACCGAGGAGCCGGTCGTCGACCTCGACCGGCTCGACCTCCCCGCGGGCGAGGTGACGGCGCTGGTCGGCCCGAACGGCAGCGGGAAGTCGACGCTCCTGAAGTCGCTCGCGCGCCAGCTCGAGCCCGAGGCGGGCGTCGTCTACCTCGACGGCACCGACGTCGAGACGTTCGGGAACAAGGCGTTCGCCCGCCGGGTCGGCCTGCTCTCCCAGGAGAACGAGTCACCCGGCAGCGTGAGTGCGGAGGAGCTGATCTACTACGGCCGGTACCCCCACCGCGGCGTCTTCGACACCGTCGACGAAGACGACCGGGAGGCCGTCGAACGCGCGATCGAGCTCGCGGGGGTCGAGCACCTCCGCGGCGAGCCCCTCGGCGAGCTGAGCGGCGGCCAGAAGCAGCTCGTCTGGATCGCGATGGTACTGGCCCAGGAGACCGACGTCCTCCTGCTCGACGAGCCGACGAACCACCTCGACCTCCACCACCAGCTCCGCGTGATGGAGGTCGTCGAGACGTTGAACGAGGAGCGCGGCGTCACGGTCGGCGTCGTCCTCCACGACGTCGCCCAGGCAGCCCGCCACGCGGACAACCTCATCGCGCTCCTGGACGGCGACGTCTACGACTGGGGGCCGCCGAACGAGGTCGTCACCGACGAGCTACTGGAGGAGGTCTTCGGCGTGATCGCCACCGTCGGCTACGGCGAGGAGGGGCCGACGATCATGCCCCACCGGCCGGTCGACGCGGACGAAACCTAGTCCGAATCGCTCAAGTACGCCAGCCATCTACCGGCTATCGTGTCACAGCAGGTCGGCGAGGTCGAGACCATCTTCTGTCACGAGACCGGCAACGACTACCTCGTGGTCGTCACCCGGGACGGCGAGCGGCTGTTCCGGGCGAAACTCGGCCTCTCGGAGACCTCCGCCGGCCCCCGCCCCGCGAAGTTCCGCATCAAGCGCGGCTCCAGCGAGGAACCCCGCCAGCCCGACGAGTTCGTCGAACTCGCCCGCCGGGCCGACCGCATCCGCATCTCCGAGCAGACCTCCCCCGAGGGGCGAAAGGAACTGCGGGAGATGTTCGGGGGCTACCAGCTGGAGGCGAAGGCGGTCCGGACCTGCCGGTACTGTGCCTCCTCGGGGCGGTACTCGCCGATCACGACCGAGACGGCGATCAAGGACGGCCAGGACTGGATCTGTACGGACTGTGCGAGCCGGGAACTCGAACGACAGCTCTCGTACGTCGGCGACGTCACCGGCGCGGCCAGGGAACGCCTCGAAGAGCTGATGCTCGAAGTGCAGGACCTCGAACGGATCGTCAACCTCCTGAAAGGCCGGCTCGACCCCGACCTCACGAAGTTCGACACCATCTCGGCGACGGTCGACGAGGTCGATCCCGTCCACGTGGACTCGCTGGGCCTGCACCCGAAGCTACAGGGGATGCTCGAAGACCGCTTCGACACCCTGTTGCCGGTCCAGAGCCTCGCGGTCGAAAACGGCCTGTTCGACGGCGACGACCAACTCGTCGTCTCGGCGACGGCGACCGGGAAGACCCTCGTCGGGGAGATGGCCGGCATCGACCGCGTCCTCGAAGGGGAGGGGAAGATGCTGTTTCTCGTCCCCCTCGTGGCGCTGGCGAACCAGAAGTACGAGGACTTCCGGGACGAGTACGGCCACCTCGTCGACGTCTCGATCCGGGTCGGCGCGAGCCGCATCGCCGACTCGGGCAACCAGTTCGACCCCGACGCCGACGTCATCGTCGGCACCTACGAGGGGATCGACCACGCCCTGCGGACGGGCAAGGAACTGGGCGATATCGGGACGGTCGTCATCGACGAGGTCCACACCCTCAAGGAGGAAGAGCGCGGCCACCGCCTCGACGGGCTGATCTCGCGGCTGAAGTACACCACCGAGCGACGCGCAAAGCGCCGCGACGACTACGGGGGTGCCCAGTGGATCTACCTCTCGGCGACCGTCGGCAACCCCGAGCAGCTTGCGGCGGCGCTCGAATCGAAGCTGATCGAGTTCGAGGAGCGGCCCGTCCCGATCGAACGCCACGTCACGTTCGCCGACGGCCGCGAGAAGGTCCGCGTCGAGAACAAACTCGTCAAGCGGGAGTTCGACACCGAGTCCTCGAAGGGTTACCGCGGCCAGACGATCATCTTCACCAACTCGCGGCGGCGCTGTCACGAGATTTCGCGCAAGCTCGAGTACGCGGCCGCCCCCTACCACGCCGGCCTCGACTACAAGCGCCGCAAGACCGTCGAGCGAAAGTTCGGCGACCAGGAACTCGCGGCCGTCGTGACGACGGCGGCGCTCGCGGCCGGCGTCGACTTCCCGGCCTCGCAGGTGATCTTCGACTCGCTGGCGATGGGCATCGAGTGGCTCTCCGTCCAGGAGTTCCACCAGATGCTCGGCCGGGCGGGCCGGCCGGACTACCACGACGAGGGGAAGGTGTACCTCCTCGTCGAGCCCGACTGTTCCTACCACAACTCGATGGAGATGACCGAAGACGAGGTCGCGTTCAAGCTCCTCAAAGGCGAGATGGAGTCGGTGATGACCCACTACGACGAGGACGCGGCCGTCGAGGAGACGCTCGCGAACGTCACCGTCGGCGGCCGGGCCGCCAAGGGGCTCAACGACCGGATGCTCGGCGAGGTGCCGACGAAACACGCGATCGGCAAGCTCTTGGAGTACGAGTTCATCGACGGCTTCGAGCCGACGCCGCTGGGTCGCGTCGTCACCGAACACTTCCTCGAACCGGGCGAGGCGTTCGCGCTGCTCGACGGCATCCGCAAGGACGCCCACCCGTACGACCTCGTCGCCGACATCGAGTTGCGCGACGCCGACCTCTGAGCGCCGGTCAGGGGACGAACGCGATCCCGAACAGCGACAGCAGGATCACGAGCAACGCGCCGGGGAACCCCCCGACCGCGACGATGACCAGCGCGACGGTCGTGACGGCGACCTGGAGGCCGAACACCGCCTGCGCGAGAAACAGGACGAGGAGACCGACGACCGCGTTGACGATGAACGGCCGTACCGTCCGTACGACCGTCGAGGCGCCGAGGACGGCGGCGAGCACGAGGACTAACAGGAGAATTTCGAGTCCCGTAACCATACAAACGCTAGCGCTGCAACGGACAAAACCGTTCGGAACGGAACGAAACCCTTTACGGCTCGGCCGCGAAAGGCGTCGTACGGGACCGTGGGTTAGCCTGGTATACTTCGGGCCTTGGGTGCCCGTGACCGCGGTTCAAATCCGCGCGGTCCCACTCCTCCGTGACGAACGGCCGTGAGGAGCGAGGCGTGAACGGAGCGCGGGTTTGAATCGGGGAGGAGCTTCGCGCCGACCGCTGTTCGAATCCGTGCAGTTACGACCAGCGCGCGAGACGAGGCCATCGGGAGAGCGCGGGGGACGCGGATCGCCGGCCGTCAGTCGCTCTGGATGCGCGGCGCGAGGACGTAGGTGACCTGGCCCTGCCCCTCCGCGAAGTCGAAGTAGATCTCGACCGGGAACTCCTCGCCGAGGTCGAGCGTGACTTCGGCGTCGGCGGGGATGGCCTTGTTCATGTCTTTGAGGTAGTCGAGGCTGAACAGCGAGTGGGCCGTGCCGACCTGCAGGTCGATGAGGTCTGCAGACGTAAGTTCGAGGTGGACGTCGTCGGTGTCGCCTTCGGCGTCGACGTAGAAGGCCTCGTCGGCGTCGTCGACGCCCAGCGCGATGTGATCGGAGACCATGTCGGCGGCTTTCACCGCCCGGTTGACGTCCTTCCCTTCGAGCACGACGCGTGCGGGCAGGTCCAGGTCCGGAATGTCGGGCTCCTGGCGGATCGAATCCGGATCGATCAGCGCGAGAGTGTACTCGAGGCCGTCGATCTGGATGTGGAGCTTGCGGGTCTCCTCGTCGAGTTCGAGTTCGACGAGCTGGCCGGCGTCGGCCATCCCCGCGATGTCTTCGAGCCGCGAGAGGTCGACGCCGATCAGCCCGCCGTCGGCCTCGTACGATTCGAACGCCGCCGCCTCCAGCGACAGGTCCACCATCGCGACCGTCGCGGGGTCGATCGCCTGTATCCGCAGGCCGTCTTCCTCGAGGTGGATCTTGCACTCGTCGACCAGCGTGCTCACCGGTTCGAGCGCGCTGGTGAGCGCCTCCGCGCTCACGATGGCCTTGAACATGTGTTCTGGGCTGTGGCGTGCAGCGTAAAAAACCACCCGTTGTCGTCGCGCGAGCGGCGCAATCGCGCGTTTCGCGGGGGCACCTGGGCCGCCACCACAGCCGTAATCCCGTCCGCGGCGGTCGGTCGCCGCGATCACTTCCGCCGCGGTATACGACCATTTATACGGGATGGCGACCTTAGACGGGTGCAATGGCGCAAGCGGGCAACTCGGAACTCGTCGACGCGTTCGAGCAGTTCTTCCGCAGCTACTACGACACCGAGATCAAGCAGCTCGCCCAGCGCTACCCCAACGAACAACGGTCGCTCTACGTCGACTGGAACGAGCTCTACAAGTTCGACCCCGACCTCGCCGACGACTACATCAACCAGCCCGAACAGCTCCAGCGCTACGCCGAGGAGGCCCTGCGGCTGTACGACCTGCCGATCGACGTCAGCCTCGGACAGGCCCACGTCCGGGTCCGGAACCTGCCCGAGTCCGAGTCGCCCGAGATCCGCGAGATCCGCGCCCGGCACATGAACAAGCTCGTGCAGGTGCGGGGCATCGTCCGCAAGGCGACCGACGTCCGCCCGAAGATCGAGGAAGCCGCCTTCGAGTGCCAGCTCTGTGGCACCCTCACTCGCGTCCCCCAGTCCAGCGGTGACTTCCAGGAACCCCACGAGTGTCAGGGCTGTGAGCGACAGGGGCCGTTCCGCGTCAACTTCGACCAGTCCGAGTTCGTCGACGCCCAGAAACTGCGGATTCAGGAGAGCCCGGAGGGACTGCGCGGCGGCGAGACGCCCCAGTCGATCGACATCCACGTCGAGGACGACGTCACCGGCGAGGTCACCCCCGGCGACCACGTCGCCGCCGTGGGCGTGCTCCGACTCGAACAGCAGGGCAACCAGCAGGAGAAATCGCCCATCTTCGACTTCTACATGGAGGGCGTGTCGGTCGACGTCGACGAGGAGCAGTTCGAGGACATGGACATCACCGACGAGGACAAAGAGGAGATCGTCCGCCTCTCGGAGCAAGACGACGTCTACGAGCAGATGGTCGCCTCCATCGCCCCCTCCATCTACGGCTACGAGCAGGAGAAACTCGCGATGATGCTCCAGCTGTTCTCGGGCGTGACGAAGCAGTTGCCCGACGGCTCGCGGATCCGCGGGGACCTGCACATGCTCCTGATCGGCGATCCGGGGACCGGGAAATGCGTCCGCGGAGACACGAGGGTGACACTCGCCGATGGACGGGACGTACCCATTCGGGAGCTCGTCGAGTCGAATCTCGACGATCCGAAACCGATCGACGACGGCTGGTGGGACGAGGTCGATATCGAAGTCCCCTCGCTGCAACAGGACGGAACGATAGCCGCGCAGCGAGCGACGAGGGTCTGGAAACGGGAAGTGCCCGAGCGGATGTTGCGGATTCGGACGGCGAGCGGCCGCGAACTCGAGGTGACGCCGTCGCACCCGTTGTTCGTCCAGCGAGACGGTTCTTGTAGCCCAGTCACCGCGGATACTCTGACCGAGGGAACGTTCGTCGCCACGCCACGACGCCTTCCGACCGACGGAGACGACTCACTGGAAGTCGATTACCGCCGTTCGAGGTCGAGAAACGCTGTCCGGCTCGAGTTACCCGACGAGTGGACGCCGTCGCTCGCCAGATTACTCGGCTACATCGTGGCGGAGGGCTACGTCGAGAAGCGATCCGACAACACCGGGTTCGTCTCGATCACGAACAACGACGAGGAAGTCCGCGACGACGCCAAACACGCTCTCATCGAACTCGGATTAAACGTCACGGAGCGAGGTTCGAGCGAGGGAAGGGACGCCCGAGAAGCACTCCGTTTCTCGGGGGAATTCGTGAGTTTCCTGCAGAATCTCGACGCGCGGTTACTACAGTCCTCGAGCGAACAGCGCGTTCCTCGGCAGTTGCTACGAACTTCGCGGCGTATCAAGGCCGAGTTCCTCAAAGGGTTCGTCGAAGGAGAAGGGCACGTATCCGCCTCTCAGCGCGAGATTACGGTCGCGTCGACGAGTCAGGAGTTACTCGAAGGAGTCCGAACGCTTCTCCTCTCGTTCGGCATTCGCTCGCAACTCCACCGACGACACAACGGCAGCCACCGGCTCCGGATTAGCGGGTCGGCGTTCGAAAAATACGTCTCGACGATCGGTTTCGTGACGGAGCGAAAACGGAGTGCCGCCGGCCAGTACGTCGACGTGGACGGGAATACGAATACGGACGTCGTCCCGAAGGTCGGTACCGAGCTACGTCGGCTTCGTGATTCGCTCGGGCTTGCGCAGTCGGAGTGCGGTCTCCCTCGGAGCACGTACCAGCACTACGAACGGGGGTCGCGAAACCCCAGCAGGGGAAGCCTTCGTGAGGTCGTGTCTGCGTTCAGGCAGGCCCTCCCCTCCGAGGTTACGGGGGAGGACGGTCAGATCTCCACCGACGGTGGTACGCTCGCGACTGCAGTAGAGCAACTCCAGCAGCTAGCTGAGGGCGATGTCTGCTGGGACCGAATCGAAGCCATCGAGACGATCGAACCCGACTACGACTGGGTGTACGACCTCGAGGTCGAAGAAACACACAACTACGTTTCGAACGGAATCGTCTCACACAACTCCCAGATGCTCGGCTACATCCAGAACATCGCCCCCCGATCCGTCTACACCTCGGGTAAGGGTTCGTCCTCGGCCGGTCTCACCGCAGCCGCTGTCCGCGACGACTTCGGCGACGGCCAACAGTGGACCCTCGAGGCCGGCGCGCTGGTGCTCGCCGACCAAGGGATTGCTGCAGTCGACGAACTCGATAAAATGCGCTCGGAGGATCGGTCGGCTATGCACGAAGCGCTCGAGCAACAAAAAATATCGGTAAGTAAGGCCGGTATTAATGCAACTCTTAAATCTCGGTGCTCGCTGCTGGGCGCCGCCAACCCGAAGTACGGCCGGTTCGATCACTACGAGCCGATCAGCGAGCAGATCGAACTCGAACCGGCGCTCATCTCGCGGTTCGACCTGATCTTCACGGTCACCGACCAGCCCGACGAGGAGAAGGATCGGAACCTCGCCGAGCACATCATCAACACGAACTACGCTGGCGAGTTGACGACCCAGCAACGGGAGATGACCTCGCTGGAGGTCTCCTCCGAGGAGATCGAGGAGATGACGGCGAAAGTCGACCCGGCGATCGACGCCGAACTCCTCCGGAAGTACATCGCCTACGCCAAACAGAACTGTCACCCGCGGATGACCGAGGCGGCCCGCGAGGCGATCAGGGACTTCTACGTCGACCTGCGCTCGAAGGGCACCGACGAGGACGCGGCGGTCCCGGTCACCGCACGAAAGCTCGAGGGGCTGGTTCGCCTCTCGGAGGCGAGCGCCCGCGTCCGGCTCTCCGACACCGTCGAACTCGAGGACGCCGAGCGCGTGATCGAGATCGTCCGCTCGTGTCTGCAAGACATCGGGGTCGACCCCGAGACCGGCGAGTTCGACGCGGACATCGTCGAGGCGGGCACCTCGAAGTCCCAGCGCGACCGGATCAAGAACATCAAACAGCTGATCAGCGACGTCGAGGAGGAGTACGACGACGGCGCCCCGATCGACATCGTCCTCGAACGGGCCGACGAGATCGGGATGGACCGCTCGAAGGCCGAACACGAGATCGAGAAGCTCAAACAGAAAGGCGAGGTGTACGAGCCGAGCACCGACAACCTGCGGACGACGTGAGCGGCTCCCGGCCGAAAGTGTTCGTGCGAAAGAAAAAGAATTTCAACCAGTAACTATGAGCAATAGCCGACGATGAAGGATCGTCTGGACGGGGCGTTTCTGGTCGTCGCCGACAGCCCGAAGGCGCGAGAGACGCTCCGGAACGTCTGTAACGCGTACGAGGAGGCGATCGTCAGGCGATTCGGTCGCGCCGTGGTGGTCGAGGCGACGGAGTTCGGCGCCTTCCTCGCGTTCCGCCTCCGGGAAAAACACGGCGGGTCCGTCCGCCTTCGGCGGGTTCGGCCGGTCGAAGCGGACCGTCCCGACTACCGACGGGCGCGAGATGCGGCGGCGGCGTTCGAGGCCCGCGAGAACGAGAGTACGCCGTACCCGAAGTTCGCCGCGGGAACCGACTACCCGTCGCCGGAGGAGATGCGCGACCGGCCGCTCGGCCGGCCGAAGGACGGCGAACGGCTGTCGCCCGACGCCGACTGATCGCCTGCAGGTTCGTACGCGAACGCGGGCGAGGGTTCGGGAAATCGGGACGAGGGCAGCGCCGCGGCGGCCGGCGTGGACAGCCGGAGGACCGGTTCAGTCGAGTTCCGCGAGGAGTTTGACGGTCGAACGGATCGTCACCGGCGAGACGTCCGCGACCTCGGCCGCGGCGGCCTGGGTGACCGTCGCCGCGTCCGCGTCGCGGGCGACGGCGTACAGGCAGGCCGCGGCGACGCCGCTCGGGTTTCGCCCGCCGATCAGCCCCGCTTCGAGCAGCGCTTCGACGCGTTCGCGCGCGCCGCGTTCGACGTCGGCGTCGAGGTCGAGTTTCGAGGCGTAGCGGGGGAGAAACTGCGTCGGGTCGATCGGTCCGGTCGGCAACTCGAGTTCGCGGTTGAGCGCGTCGTACGCCGCCTTGAGTTCGGCCTCGTCGGCGCGTGCGACGTCGACGATTTCGTCCATCGTGCGGGCGATCGAGAGGGTGCGACAGGTCGCGTAGACGGCCGCCGCCGCGAACCCTTCGAGCGAGCGGCCCCTGAAGAGCCCCGCCGTCTGGGCCGACTCGAACAGCGCACAGGCCTGTTCGCGGACGCTAATCGGGAGCGAGAGCTGGGCGACGACGCGGCGGATCTCGGCGAAGCCGTAGACCTGATTGCGGTCGGCCTTCGAGGCGATCCGGGCGCGGTTGTGTTCCCTGCGCAACCGGGCGAACTGCCGGCGTCGCCGCCCCGTCAGCCGCGCGTCCGACCCGTAGCCGATCTCGGTCGAGAGGCCGCGGTCGTGTCGCGAGCGCGTCAGCGGCGCGCCGGTGCGACGTCGATCCGACTCCTCGTCGAACGAGCGCCACTCGGGGCCGCGGTCGATGGCGTCTTCGGCCAGCACGAGCCCGCAGTCCCGGCAGATCGTTTCCGTCTCCGTGCTCACTAACGGCCCGTCACACTCGGGACAGGACGGGGCCGCATCCGCACCCTCCATCGGTAGTAGCGTTTGGATTCCGCATTCCACTTAAACCTGTTCTAAATGTTGAAATATTACTATTCCAATCCGAATCCGCGTACCAGTTAGCGGTACGTTCCCGCGTTCCATCGGGCGTTCCGCGATCGAACGGGGCGAGCGAGCGACACGCAGACGGTATATCAACTTCCGTACCAAACTGGTCGGATGCCGGCGGGAGTGAGTAGTGCCGCGAAACGTCGAACGCTACTTCGGGCAGGCGGCGCCGCCTCGCTCGCGGCGGTCGCCGGGGTGGGACCGGGTGTCGCCTCGAACGACGACGTACGGGCCCTTCGGTGACGGAGACCCGGACGCGATAGTCCCCGACGAACCGGTCGACGGCTGGTGGCGCCGTCGCCGTCCATCGCGCCGACGCTCGACTGAGTCGGACCGGGCCGCCGACCGCCGCGCCTACTCGCCCGACGTCTCCGGGTCGGGTCGCGTCACGTACTCGAACAACTCGTCCTCGGTCACCTCGAGTCCCTGCCGGGAGAAGAAGGCGGCGACGTTCCGGCAGTCGCGTTCGAGGAACTCGCGGCTGTTGGGGTGGTGGACGGTGACCGCCTGTCCGAGGTCGATGACGACGAGTTGGCCGTCGTGGAAGACGACGTTGTACTCGCTCAGGTCGCCGTGGACCAGCCCCGCCGCGTAGAGCCGTCGCATGTACTCCCGGAGGACCTCGTAGGCGGTCTGTGGGTTCTCGACGTGGACCTCGCCGAGGCGCTTCGCGCGGCCGTCCTCGTCGCCGATGTACTCCATCACGAGGACGTTACGTTCGGCGGCGATGGGTTCCGGGACGGTGACGCCGGCCGTCTTCGCGCGGCGGAGGTTCGCCAGTTCCTTCTTGACCCACGCGAGGACGACGTCCTTCTTCTTGCCGCCCAGGCCCTCGAAGCGGGGGTCGCCTTCGAGGTAGTCGCGCATCTGCCGGAAGTTCGAGGCGTTGATCCGGTAGACCTTGACCGCGACCTCGCGGTCGTCGCCGAGCGCGTGGTAGACGTTGGCCTCCTTGCCAGTCGAGATGGGGCCACCGAAAGCCTCGACGTGGCCGTCCTGAACCAGTTTGTACAGCGCCGCGAAGGTCGCGTCGTCGAACACCGACTGCTCGACTTTGAACTGGTCTGCGTCCTTGATCCGTTCCTCGAACTGTTCGAACTCCCGGTCGCGCTTGCGGGCGATGCGGTCGGCCTCGGTGTCCGAGACGTCGATCTCCTCCCACTCGTCGCCGGGCGTCTCGGCCTCGTCGAGGTCGACCAGTCCGTACTCCGGTCCCTGTTCCATCTACTCGGTCGTAGTGGCTCTGACGGGTAAAGTACTGGGTCTCGTTCACACACTCGATCGGCGGCGCGCCTTCGAGGGCGACGGTCGGACCGAACAGGTTCGCCGCGACACCCGAATAGACTTATTTACGTGTTCGTGGTCGGGGAACACCATGAGTGACGTTAGCACGAGTGATGGCGTGGAACCGGACCACGAACACCACCACGACCACGAGGGCCCCGGCTATTCGACGCCACAGGCCGCCATCGAGGAGGGCGGTCGGGAGAAACTGGCCTACGTGATGAGCCTCTACGTCGGCACCGACGTCGACGCGCCGGACTTCGTGGCGGTCGTCGACCTCGATCCCGACTCGGACACGTACTGCGAAATCGTCGATCGCGTCGAACTGCCCAACCGCGGCGACGAACTCCACCACTTCGGGTGGAACGCCTGCTCGTCGTCCTGTCACGTCGAGGGACTGGAGCGTCGACACCTGATCGTTCCCGGCCAGCGCTCCTCGCGGCTCCACGTGATCGACACGAAAGACCGACGAAATCCCGAACTGGTCGAGGTGATCGAACCCGAGGAGGTCTTCGAGTACGACCTCTCGGCACCGCACACGGTCCACTGCGTTCCGGACGGGAAGATCATCATCAGCATGCTCGGGGACGCCGATGGCGACCTTCCCGGCGGGTTCCTCGAGTTGAACGACGACTTCGAGATCGAGGGTCGGTGGGAGCCGCCGGGCGAGATCGAGATGAACTACGACTACTGGTACCAGCCCCGCCAGAACGTGATGGTGTCGAGCGAGTGGGCCGCCCCCAAAACGTACTACCCCGGCTTCGACCTCGACGACGTCGAGGCCGGCAACTACGGCCAGAAGCTCCACTTCTGGGACTGGGAAGACGGCACCGTCGAGCAGACGATCGATCTCGGCGAGGAGGGGCTGATTCCGCTGGAGGTCCGGTTCCTCCACACCCCCGAATCGACCCACGGGTTCGTCGGGGCCGCGCTGTCGTCGAATATCTTCCACTTCTGGGAGGACGACGGAGAGTACCGCGCCGAGAAGGTGATCGACTTCGAGAGCCGCGAGCACGACGACTGGGACATGCCGGTCCCCGCGCTCCCGACGGACATCCTGATCTCGATGGACGATCGGTACCTGTTCGGCTCGAACTGGCTCCACGGCGACGTCTGGATGTACGACATTTCGGACCCGTCGAACCCGCGAAAAGCCGACTCGCTCTCGGTCGGCGGCACCTTCGGCGAGGTCCAGGAGGTGCAGGGTCGCGAACTGGCCGCCGGGCCGCAGATGATCCAGCTTTCGCTCGACGGCGAACGGCTCTACTGGACCACCTCGCTGTTCTCGTCGTGGGACGACCAGTTCTACCCCGAGGAAGCCGAGCGCGGCTCCGTGATGCTGAAAGCCGACGTCGATCCACGCAACGGGACGATGACCCTCGACGAGGACTTCCTCGTCGACTGGGGCGAGTGCCCGGCGGGTCCGGCCCGCGCCCACGAGATCCGCTGGCCCGACGGCGACTGCACGAGCGACGTCTGGCAGTGACTCCGGCCCGCTACGACGTCACCCTCGACCGGGTCGGCGGCCCGACGCGGACGATCGAGGTCGACGAAGACGAGACGGTGCTCGAGGCCTCACGGCGGAGCGGGGTCTCGTTGCCGTACGGGTGTCGGACCGGCGCGTGCGGTACCTGCGTGGGCCGGTTGCTGGCGATCGAGGGTGCGGAGAGTGGCGACGACACGACCGACGCGGATGGAACGCCGATCGACGTCGCGGAGGCGTTCGCGTACCGGCGCGAACCGCGGGCGCTGAAACCGCGCCACCGGGACGACGGGTACGTCCTCCTGTGCATCGCCAGCCCGCGAGCGAACTCTCGGGTCGCCGTCGGCTCGCGGGTGCAGTCCGAACTGGTCGACAACCCCTGGAAGTAGCGCTGGAGAACCGCGAAACGGGCGGCGATCGATCCGGCCGGCGAACCAGCCGGTTCGATTCGGATATCCCGCGATCGGCGTCGGGGACAGCTCCGTTCTATCGGTGACGGGACAATCGCAGAACCGCTCTTGAGGGAGCGTTTTCAACAGTAGGCGGCAGTATCGACGGGACAGTAGACCAGCGCGTCGATCGTCAAAGGGGATACCATCGTCACCGGAATATTTCAGATATCGTTGAATTTTATAAAATAGTACCACAAGCGATTAGTACGAGGCTGACGGGAACTAGAGAAGAGAATCACCACAGAACAGTGTAGTTTGCGTGACGTTTATGAACAGATACAGTGGAAAGCGGTAGCTTGGTATCGGACGTGAACTCACGAATAAATGAAGCTTCCAGAGAATGCAGTCCGG
The Salinilacihabitans rarus DNA segment above includes these coding regions:
- a CDS encoding selenium-binding family protein — protein: MSDVSTSDGVEPDHEHHHDHEGPGYSTPQAAIEEGGREKLAYVMSLYVGTDVDAPDFVAVVDLDPDSDTYCEIVDRVELPNRGDELHHFGWNACSSSCHVEGLERRHLIVPGQRSSRLHVIDTKDRRNPELVEVIEPEEVFEYDLSAPHTVHCVPDGKIIISMLGDADGDLPGGFLELNDDFEIEGRWEPPGEIEMNYDYWYQPRQNVMVSSEWAAPKTYYPGFDLDDVEAGNYGQKLHFWDWEDGTVEQTIDLGEEGLIPLEVRFLHTPESTHGFVGAALSSNIFHFWEDDGEYRAEKVIDFESREHDDWDMPVPALPTDILISMDDRYLFGSNWLHGDVWMYDISDPSNPRKADSLSVGGTFGEVQEVQGRELAAGPQMIQLSLDGERLYWTTSLFSSWDDQFYPEEAERGSVMLKADVDPRNGTMTLDEDFLVDWGECPAGPARAHEIRWPDGDCTSDVWQ
- a CDS encoding 2Fe-2S iron-sulfur cluster-binding protein, which codes for MTPARYDVTLDRVGGPTRTIEVDEDETVLEASRRSGVSLPYGCRTGACGTCVGRLLAIEGAESGDDTTDADGTPIDVAEAFAYRREPRALKPRHRDDGYVLLCIASPRANSRVAVGSRVQSELVDNPWK